In Aurantimicrobium minutum, the DNA window GTTGGAGCGTCAGTAGTGAATGCACTATCTGAACGGCTTGATGTTGAAGTAGATCGAGATGGAAAGACTTGGAGTATGTCTTTTCGTCGAGGAGAACCGGGCATCTTTGATGACAGCGCAGGAATCTCGCCCTCAAATCCCTTCACACCCTTTGAGGACGGCAGTTCTCTAACAGTAAAGGGCAAAGTTGCAAAAGGTGTGACAGGTACTCGAGTTCGATACTGGGCAGATCGACAGATCTTTACTCCTGGCGCTACTTTCCAAACAGAAGACTTGGAAGCACGCGCACGCCAAACCGCCTTTTTAGTGCCTGGTCTTGAAATGCACATTGTTGATGAGCGTGGCCCAGAAGTACTCGAATCACGTTTTTCTTACAACGGTGGAATCAGCGAGTTCGTTGAATATCTCGCCCCAGATGCAGCGGTCACCGACATTTGGAGGCTAACCGGTGAAGGACAGTTCACAGAAACCGTTCCAGTACTTGGCCCTGATGGCAACATGGCACTCTCAGAGGTTGAGCGCACCTGTGGAGTAGATATTGCTCTGCGTTGGGGCACTGGCTACGAAACCGAGTTGCAGACCTTTGTGAACATTATTTCCACACCCAAGGGCGGAACTCACCAACAAGGTTTTGAGCAAGCACTCCTGAAAGTGATTCGTGCCCAGGTAGAAGCTAATTCTCGCAAGCTCAAAGCTGGTAATGACAAGGTCGAAAAAGATGATGTCCTTGCTGGTCTCACAGCTGTAGTCACCGTTCGCCTTCCCGAACCCCAGTTTGAAGGTCAAACCAAAGAAGTTCTGGGGACGCCAGCAGTAAAAGCCATTGTTTCCTCTGTTGTAAACAAACAGCTTTCTGCACGCCTTACTTCGACAAAGCGTGATGACAAAGCTCAATCTGCGCTGTTGTTGGAAAAGATTGTTTCTGAGATGAAGAGTCGCATTTCGGCTCGCACTCACAAGGAAACTCAGCGTCGTAAGAATGCACTGGAAACGTCGAGCCTTCCCGCAAAGTTAGTTGATTGCCGCAGTAATGATGTTGAGCAATCAGAGCTTTTCATTGTTGAGGGTGACTCCGCTTTAGGGACTGCAAAACTTGCGCGCAATAGTGAGTATCAAGCTTTATTGCCCATTCGTGGAAAGATCCTGAACGTTCAAAAAGCATCAGTTTCCGACATGCTCAACAACACTGAATGCGCTTCGATAATTCAGGTCATTGGTGCTGGTTCAGGCCGCAGTTTTGATCTAGATTCGGCGCGCTACGGCAAGATCATTTTGATGTCTGACGCAGACGTAGATGGCGCTCATATTAGAACTCTTCTACTGACCCTATTTTTCCGTTACATGAGGCCTTTGATCGAAGCCGGTCGCGTTTTCGCTGCTGTTCCGCCACTCCACAGAGTTGTCGTGATCAACCCAGGAACTAAGCCGAACGAAACGATTTACACGTATTCGGAAACAGAGTTGCAATCAGTATTGGCCGGTCTGGCAAAGGCGGGCAAACGCTATCAAGAACCCATCCAGCGTTACAAAGGCTTGGGTGAAATGGATGCAGACCAACTTGCAACAACAACTATGGATCGTTCTGCAAGAACACTCCGTCGCGTGGGTGTTGAGGATGCTGCAATGGCAGATACAGTCTTTGAACTGTTGATGGGAAACGATGTTGGCCCACGACGAGATTTCATCATCGAAGGCTCATCCGGCCTTTCGCGTGACCGAATAGACGTCTAATTAGTCGTCGACTGCTGATCCAATAAATGCAATATCTGCTTCGAGCAGAGTTCCCGAAGCATCACGCTTAGAAATATCTCCAGGCAACTCACGTGGCATTCCATCGAGAGAGTTTGCACGTGGAGATCCAGCACCAACCCAGGCAATAGCGAGGCAGTCTTCGCCTTTGAGGAGGGTTTGAGCGCGAACACCGCTAGTGCCACGACCCTTTGCAGGGAAATCGGCCAGCAGAGAGGTTTTAGCTCGCCCCGCATCCGTTCCTAACAGAGTGTTGGGCGAAGCAGAGATGGTGACCACCTGTGCGTCCTGAGCATCTAGCGCGGTGAAGTAAATAACTCGCGCATTGTCTGATAGTCGAATACCTGCCATACCGCCAGCTGTTGCGCCTTGTGGGCGAACGTTCGCAGCGCCAAAGCGCAAAAGTTGAGCATCAGAGGTGACAAAAACTAGCTCTGAAGAATCAGAGGCCGCACAAATTCCCACAACTTGATCTGTGTCTTTCAGCCCAATGATGGAATTTCCGGATTTTGCCGGGAATGCCTCACCTTGAATTCGCTTAACCACACCGCCGCTCGTTCCTAAGGCGAATACATCGGTTGTGGCCAGGGGGACTAACCCGACGATATGTTCTTGAGATTCAAGTTCGATGTAGTCGTAGCTGTTCACAGCGGCTGCTAGTGAAACACTGGATGCTGGTACCCCAGGAAGCGAGACGGGGGAGAAATGCAGAAGACGACCAGTGTTGGTTACGGCACCAATAATTCCCCTGCGCGAAGTAAGCACATCAGAACGGATTCCATCGTTTGCAGTGCGATGCGTTCCTTGAGTAATGCGCTCGTCTGCATCCGCTAAATCGACTCGTACGAGCTTGCCTGTGCTCGAAAGTAGTACTCGACACGGTGTGTCTTCCAACTGAAGAGCCTCTGGCTCCCGTGAAGCTGCGCGTGCAGTGGTTGTTGCAGGAGCAACCGTGGAGGTGGAAAGAACTGTTCTTCGTGGGGTACCAAGAGTTTTGGCCGTCTCGGACAGTTCAGCCACAACAACATCAATCAAACGTTTTTCGGAAGAAAGAATTTCTTCGAGGGCAGCTATTTCTTTACGCAGCTCATCTGCTTCAGCTTCTAACTCAACTCGAGAGAAT includes these proteins:
- a CDS encoding DNA gyrase/topoisomerase IV subunit B, with amino-acid sequence MSSSEYSARHLSVLEGLEAVRKRPGMYIGTTDSRGLMHCLWEIIDNSVDEALGGFGKSIEIQLHPDSSVEVRDKARGIPVDVEPKTGLTGVEVVFTKLHAGGKFGSGSYAASGGLHGVGASVVNALSERLDVEVDRDGKTWSMSFRRGEPGIFDDSAGISPSNPFTPFEDGSSLTVKGKVAKGVTGTRVRYWADRQIFTPGATFQTEDLEARARQTAFLVPGLEMHIVDERGPEVLESRFSYNGGISEFVEYLAPDAAVTDIWRLTGEGQFTETVPVLGPDGNMALSEVERTCGVDIALRWGTGYETELQTFVNIISTPKGGTHQQGFEQALLKVIRAQVEANSRKLKAGNDKVEKDDVLAGLTAVVTVRLPEPQFEGQTKEVLGTPAVKAIVSSVVNKQLSARLTSTKRDDKAQSALLLEKIVSEMKSRISARTHKETQRRKNALETSSLPAKLVDCRSNDVEQSELFIVEGDSALGTAKLARNSEYQALLPIRGKILNVQKASVSDMLNNTECASIIQVIGAGSGRSFDLDSARYGKIILMSDADVDGAHIRTLLLTLFFRYMRPLIEAGRVFAAVPPLHRVVVINPGTKPNETIYTYSETELQSVLAGLAKAGKRYQEPIQRYKGLGEMDADQLATTTMDRSARTLRRVGVEDAAMADTVFELLMGNDVGPRRDFIIEGSSGLSRDRIDV